Proteins from a single region of Manis javanica isolate MJ-LG chromosome 5, MJ_LKY, whole genome shotgun sequence:
- the TPD52L2 gene encoding tumor protein D54 isoform X9 gives MDSAGQDINLNSPNKGLLSDIITDVPVDTAVAAHTPAVEGLTEAEEEELRAELAKVEEEIVTLRQVLAAKERHCGELRRKLGLSALDGLKQNLSKSWHDVQVSTAYKKTQETLSQAGQKTSAALSTMGSAISRKLGDMR, from the exons ATGGATTCCGCTGGCCAAG ATATCAACCTGAATTCTCCTAACAAAGGTCTACTGTCCGACATCATCACAGATGTCCCTGTCGACACAGCAGTGGCTGCCCACACTCCTGCTGTTGAGGGCTTGAcagaggctgaggaggaggagctCAGAGCCGAGCTTGCAAAG GTGGAAGAGGAAATTGTCACTTTGCGCCAGGTCCTGGCAGCCAAAGAGAGGCACTGTGGAGAGCTGAGAAGGAAGCTGGGTCTCTCTGCCCTGGACGGCCTGAAGCAGAACCTGTCCAAGAGTTGGCACGACGTGCAGGTGTCCACCGC CTACAAGAAGACTCAGGAAACTCTCTCCCAGGCAGGACAGAAGACTTCAGCTGCTTTGTCTACCATGGGCTCTGCCATCAGCAGGAAGCTTGGAGACATGAGGTGA